In the genome of Phycisphaerales bacterium, one region contains:
- a CDS encoding restriction endonuclease, translating to MGIDGRIFPVSATPTRPAKGKDGTEVFGEFLDHWYPIQVKQKDKVGRPDIDSFEAMMMREDRPKGFFVAFEYSSDALREIDRFFRQSGKVIVALTVREILDEELAKRLA from the coding sequence ATGGGCATCGACGGCCGCATCTTCCCCGTCTCCGCGACGCCCACGCGGCCCGCGAAGGGCAAGGACGGCACCGAGGTCTTCGGCGAGTTCCTCGACCACTGGTACCCGATCCAGGTGAAGCAGAAGGATAAGGTCGGCCGCCCGGACATCGACAGCTTCGAGGCGATGATGATGCGCGAGGACCGCCCGAAGGGCTTCTTCGTCGCGTTCGAGTACTCCTCCGACGCCCTGCGGGAAATCGACCGCTTCTTCCGCCAGTCGGGCAAGGTCATCGTCGCCCTCACGGTGCGGGAGATTCTGGACGAGGAGCTAGCCAAGCGGCTGGCGTGA
- a CDS encoding histidinol phosphate phosphatase codes for MHANELQRILDFAVESAQLAGAFTLGYYNCGTGFEWKSDRTPVTVADRGAEELLRKRIAAAFPDHGILGEEGGEQRGTASARWILDPIDGTMSFLSGVPLFSVLIGFEWAGEMLAGVIHLPALGETVYAARGLGCRWNGRPARVSRVTALSEARISATSSKLLHDTGRWAAYERLRAASYTDRGWADAYAYALLATGRVEVVLDPVMSIWDTAALMPVVTEAGGTLTDWSGRPTHTAPEALATNGALLAAVLEKLRG; via the coding sequence ATGCACGCCAACGAACTCCAGCGTATCCTCGATTTCGCGGTCGAAAGTGCCCAGCTCGCCGGGGCGTTTACGCTCGGCTACTACAACTGCGGGACGGGGTTCGAGTGGAAAAGCGATCGCACGCCGGTGACGGTCGCCGACCGGGGCGCGGAGGAGCTGCTGCGCAAGCGCATCGCGGCCGCCTTCCCCGACCATGGCATCCTCGGCGAGGAGGGCGGTGAGCAGCGCGGCACCGCGTCCGCCCGCTGGATCCTCGACCCGATCGACGGCACGATGTCATTCCTCAGCGGGGTGCCGCTCTTCAGCGTGCTGATCGGCTTCGAGTGGGCGGGTGAGATGCTGGCGGGGGTGATTCACCTGCCGGCGCTGGGGGAGACGGTGTACGCGGCCCGCGGGCTCGGGTGCCGGTGGAACGGCCGGCCGGCGCGGGTCTCACGGGTGACGGCGCTGTCGGAGGCCCGCATCAGCGCGACCTCGAGCAAGCTGCTGCACGACACGGGCCGGTGGGCAGCATACGAGCGGCTGCGGGCGGCCAGCTACACCGATCGCGGCTGGGCGGATGCGTACGCCTATGCGTTGCTCGCGACCGGGCGGGTCGAGGTGGTGCTCGATCCGGTGATGAGCATCTGGGACACGGCAGCACTCATGCCGGTAGTGACCGAAGCGGGCGGGACACTGACGGACTGGAGCGGGCGGCCGACGCACACGGCGCCGGAAGCGCTGGCGACGAACGGGGCACTGCTGGCGGCGGTGCTGGAGAAACTGCGGGGGTGA
- a CDS encoding restriction endonuclease has translation MRIAALHSHLNGYEWLLVHERRIWKEIEAIVRSVDADQFRTKISKEKTMQGKALYAPIEINNAMKQSFGAAQWKESRTQYWVTDDYMLIRKTMHMAAAEQRAEIVAAGKRPIRSYNQTDFVKRRVAVEVQFGKYSFIAYDLFVKHLAFYVGDQIDVGVEVLPMKAMQESMSSGPGYYEGALYDIARQGRGVPAVPLVIIGVVP, from the coding sequence ATGAGAATCGCCGCGCTACATTCCCATCTCAACGGCTACGAGTGGCTGCTTGTCCATGAGAGGCGCATATGGAAAGAAATCGAGGCAATCGTTCGATCGGTTGATGCAGATCAGTTCAGGACGAAAATCAGCAAAGAGAAGACGATGCAGGGGAAGGCACTCTATGCGCCGATCGAGATCAACAACGCGATGAAGCAGTCGTTCGGCGCGGCCCAGTGGAAGGAAAGCCGCACCCAATACTGGGTAACTGACGACTATATGCTCATCCGCAAGACCATGCACATGGCGGCAGCGGAGCAGCGGGCCGAGATTGTGGCGGCCGGCAAGCGCCCCATTCGCTCCTACAATCAGACCGATTTCGTCAAGCGTCGCGTCGCGGTGGAAGTTCAGTTCGGCAAGTACAGCTTCATCGCTTACGACCTGTTCGTCAAACACTTGGCTTTCTACGTCGGCGACCAGATCGATGTTGGTGTCGAAGTGCTGCCCATGAAGGCAATGCAGGAGAGTATGTCCTCCGGGCCAGGCTATTACGAGGGGGCGCTCTACGACATTGCGCGGCAGGGCCGTGGGGTTCCGGCGGTGCCGCTCGTGATCATCGGCGTAGTCCCATGA
- a CDS encoding AAA family ATPase, with amino-acid sequence MTRRDPDLPLAARPRPIILHGATPPSRTLHWLWPLRLPVGALSLLIGDPGAGKSLLTADLAARLSAPYPWPDDPPDERPDPATLPPLPPQPSDADLERSFPTIRGVHTRSLPILDTLFASPEDADALPARLAAAGAHRAHVATLAGVSPPRSDELLPLRLPTHADQLEQAIRAYNHTRLVVLDPLHLLLDDGVHASPDLQAHLLARLAAIARRYDLAILAVGHFTKRSARRAIYRIRGALSLIAAARSILLLTADPDQPNRRILTQLKSAYAHHAPPLAFRIVTATPLPLAPVPPPPGELTFRTSPLDAPGPEAPVPCPAPAPPLAHYPCPHMGPSPTGPGPRLLWDLPDAGDWRLSTGLLDLSSESHAALSEACHWLTAFLAGQPVPARALLTAAQEAGVSRFNLLRAKRLLNVASQRRGHAWFWIPTVPR; translated from the coding sequence ATGACCCGCCGCGACCCCGACCTGCCCCTCGCCGCCCGCCCACGACCGATCATCCTGCACGGTGCCACGCCGCCCAGCCGTACCCTCCACTGGCTCTGGCCACTCCGTCTACCCGTCGGCGCCCTCTCCCTCCTCATCGGCGACCCCGGCGCCGGGAAATCCCTCCTCACTGCCGACCTCGCCGCCCGCCTCTCCGCCCCTTACCCCTGGCCCGACGACCCCCCCGACGAACGACCCGACCCCGCCACCCTCCCGCCCCTTCCCCCCCAACCCTCCGACGCCGACCTCGAGCGCTCCTTTCCGACCATCCGCGGCGTCCACACGCGCAGCTTGCCCATCCTCGACACCCTCTTCGCATCACCCGAAGACGCCGACGCCCTCCCGGCCCGCCTCGCGGCCGCCGGCGCCCACCGCGCCCACGTCGCCACGCTCGCCGGCGTCAGTCCGCCCCGCTCCGACGAGCTGCTCCCGCTGCGCCTGCCCACGCACGCCGACCAGCTCGAACAGGCCATCCGCGCCTACAACCACACGCGGCTCGTGGTCCTCGACCCCCTCCACCTCCTGCTCGACGACGGCGTCCACGCCAGCCCCGACCTGCAGGCCCACCTCCTCGCTCGCCTCGCGGCCATCGCCCGCCGCTACGACCTCGCCATCCTCGCCGTGGGCCACTTCACGAAGCGCTCCGCCCGTCGCGCCATCTACCGCATCCGGGGCGCGCTCAGTCTCATCGCCGCTGCCCGTTCGATTCTCCTGCTCACCGCGGACCCCGACCAGCCCAACCGCCGCATCCTGACCCAGCTCAAATCCGCCTATGCCCACCACGCGCCGCCGCTCGCGTTCCGCATCGTCACCGCCACCCCGCTCCCCCTGGCGCCCGTGCCGCCCCCGCCGGGAGAGCTTACGTTCCGCACGTCTCCGCTGGATGCGCCCGGGCCAGAGGCGCCCGTGCCCTGTCCCGCGCCCGCGCCGCCACTGGCCCACTACCCCTGTCCGCACATGGGCCCCAGCCCCACCGGCCCCGGCCCGCGCCTCCTGTGGGACCTCCCGGACGCGGGCGACTGGCGCCTCTCCACCGGCCTGCTCGATCTCTCCTCCGAGTCGCACGCCGCCCTCTCCGAGGCCTGCCACTGGCTCACCGCTTTCCTCGCCGGGCAGCCCGTCCCCGCCCGCGCGCTGCTGACCGCGGCACAGGAAGCCGGCGTCTCCCGCTTTAACCTCTTGCGCGCCAAGCGCCTGCTCAACGTCGCCTCTCAAAGGCGCGGGCACGCCTGGTTCTGGATTCCCACCGTGCCCCGGTAG
- a CDS encoding site-specific DNA-methyltransferase: protein MIRHRSDGEHPRLFDALGKLRIRRSYDGANDVTLYAGDCMELLRSMPDRCADLVVTSPPYNIGKEYETRLELGDYVAQQAGIIRECVRILSDRGSVCWQVGNFVEKGAIIPLDSVLYPVFASFRLRMRNRIIWHFGHGLHCSRRFSGRYEVVMWFTKSDDYVFNLDAVRVPQKYPGKKYFKGARAGEYSCNPLGKNPGDLWTIPNVKHNHVEKTEHPCQFPVELIERLVLSMTMPGSLVVDPFVGVGSTAIAAVRHGRRAAGAELMRRFHRIALERLRLEARGQLVTRPMGRPVYEPGNETVAKSPFADGSAKGDAR, encoded by the coding sequence ATGATTCGACATCGATCAGACGGAGAACACCCGCGCTTGTTTGATGCGCTAGGGAAGCTGCGCATCCGCCGCAGTTACGACGGCGCCAACGATGTGACACTCTACGCCGGGGATTGCATGGAGCTCCTTCGATCCATGCCCGATCGTTGTGCCGATCTGGTCGTGACGTCCCCGCCATATAACATCGGCAAGGAGTACGAGACGCGGCTCGAACTCGGCGACTATGTCGCCCAGCAAGCCGGGATTATCCGCGAGTGCGTTCGAATCCTGAGCGATCGGGGCAGCGTCTGCTGGCAGGTCGGGAACTTCGTCGAGAAGGGTGCGATCATTCCCCTTGACAGCGTTCTATATCCCGTCTTCGCCAGTTTTCGCTTGCGTATGCGCAATCGGATTATCTGGCACTTCGGACATGGCTTGCATTGTTCACGGCGGTTCTCGGGACGGTACGAGGTTGTAATGTGGTTCACCAAGTCGGATGACTACGTTTTCAATCTTGATGCAGTCCGGGTGCCCCAGAAATACCCGGGCAAGAAGTACTTCAAGGGCGCCAGAGCTGGCGAGTATTCATGCAATCCACTTGGCAAGAACCCCGGCGACCTTTGGACAATCCCAAATGTCAAGCACAACCATGTTGAAAAGACCGAGCACCCATGCCAGTTTCCAGTCGAACTCATCGAGCGACTGGTGCTTAGCATGACAATGCCGGGAAGCCTGGTTGTTGATCCATTTGTCGGCGTTGGCAGCACGGCCATCGCCGCTGTGCGCCACGGACGGCGCGCCGCTGGCGCTGAGTTGATGAGGCGCTTCCATCGCATCGCTCTAGAGCGATTGCGACTCGAAGCGCGCGGCCAACTCGTTACGCGGCCGATGGGAAGGCCGGTCTACGAGCCCGGCAATGAGACGGTCGCCAAGAGTCCCTTCGCAGATGGCTCGGCAAAAGGCGATGCGCGATGA
- a CDS encoding dihydroorotate dehydrogenase-like protein, which produces MDLSTEYLGLKLKNPLVAAASPLTADPDSLKRLRDAGAAAVVLHSLFEEQLQHDAEELHHHTTFGTESYAESLSYFPAQEEYRLGPDEYLDHIRKAKDVLEIPVIASLNGCSPGGWTHYAALMQEAGADAIELNVYYIATDSALSSAQVEGLYIDALKAVKQSATVPVAIKVGPYFSAMANMATRLDLAGADGLVLFNRFYQPNINLDTLEVEPDLVLSSPAELRLPLRWIAVLYGHIKANLAANSGIATGTDVLKTLMAGADVAQLCSVLLRKGPEELANILAGMRTWMAEHDYESVTQLKGSLSQKSCPNPTAFERANYMKALNSYT; this is translated from the coding sequence ATGGATCTCTCGACCGAGTATCTCGGCTTGAAACTGAAGAACCCCCTGGTGGCCGCGGCCAGTCCGCTGACGGCCGATCCGGACTCACTCAAGCGCCTGCGCGATGCCGGCGCCGCCGCGGTGGTGTTGCACTCCCTCTTCGAGGAGCAGTTGCAGCACGACGCCGAGGAACTGCACCACCACACCACGTTCGGCACCGAGTCCTATGCCGAAAGTCTCAGTTACTTCCCCGCACAGGAAGAGTACCGTCTCGGCCCGGACGAGTACCTGGATCACATCCGCAAAGCGAAGGACGTGCTGGAGATCCCCGTAATCGCCAGTCTCAACGGCTGCTCGCCCGGTGGCTGGACCCACTACGCCGCCCTCATGCAGGAAGCCGGCGCTGACGCGATCGAGCTCAACGTCTACTACATTGCCACGGACTCGGCCCTCAGCAGCGCGCAGGTCGAGGGGCTCTATATCGACGCCCTCAAGGCCGTGAAGCAATCCGCAACCGTCCCGGTTGCCATCAAGGTCGGCCCCTACTTCAGCGCCATGGCCAACATGGCGACCCGCCTGGACCTGGCCGGTGCCGACGGGCTTGTTCTTTTCAACCGTTTCTACCAACCCAACATCAACCTCGACACGCTCGAGGTGGAACCGGATCTGGTGCTGAGTTCGCCTGCCGAGCTGCGCCTCCCGCTGCGCTGGATCGCTGTGCTTTACGGACACATCAAGGCGAACCTGGCCGCGAACAGCGGCATCGCCACCGGTACCGACGTGCTCAAGACGCTGATGGCGGGTGCAGATGTCGCCCAGCTCTGCTCGGTGCTCCTCCGCAAAGGTCCGGAAGAACTCGCGAACATCCTGGCCGGGATGCGGACCTGGATGGCCGAGCACGATTATGAGTCGGTCACCCAGTTGAAAGGTAGTCTGAGCCAGAAATCGTGCCCGAACCCGACGGCCTTCGAGCGCGCGAACTATATGAAGGCCCTCAACAGCTATACCTAA